The Chryseobacterium nakagawai genome has a segment encoding these proteins:
- a CDS encoding tRNA-binding protein, protein MNVKPDITWADFEKIDIRCGTILSVNDFEKARNPSYQLEIDFGDLGIRKSSAQITSLYQKEELVGKQILAVVNFPKKQIANFFSECLVLGLYGEDKNDVTLLAPSLPTKNGMQVG, encoded by the coding sequence ATGAACGTAAAACCAGACATAACCTGGGCAGATTTTGAAAAAATAGACATCAGATGCGGAACCATTCTTTCAGTAAATGATTTTGAAAAAGCCAGAAACCCTTCCTATCAATTGGAGATTGATTTTGGTGACTTAGGAATCAGGAAATCATCTGCACAAATCACTTCTCTTTATCAGAAAGAAGAATTGGTAGGAAAACAGATTCTGGCAGTGGTTAACTTTCCTAAAAAACAGATTGCCAACTTCTTCAGCGAATGTTTAGTTCTCGGATTATATGGAGAAGATAAAAATGATGTCACTCTTTTAGCCCCTTCATTACCTACTAAAAACGGAATGCAGGTAGGATAG